DNA from Balaenoptera musculus isolate JJ_BM4_2016_0621 chromosome 4, mBalMus1.pri.v3, whole genome shotgun sequence:
TAGCAGCCCTGGCGTATGAGTTGAACAACACTTTCTCCAATTTGTCCTCAAACCAGGACCTAGAGATATTAAGTTGTCACAAGTAACATAGCAGGTTAATAGTAGAGCCAGAACCAGAACTTGGCCCTCTACCTCCTGCAATTTGAGGCTagcattaaacatttcttttgcaTGTTTCATCAGCATGACTTCTGCTTCCTAACCACACCCGTTGCTCTTCCTGGAGCTGAGGGTTGAACCCATGGCTTCCTGGGTTGGCCATCAGGGCTGGCCTCAAGCTGTGGGATTGCAGCTTTCCTCTGTGTGATCAGAGAGGTCATAGTCTGCTTAGAGCTTCTGCTAGATTTCTTTCAGGTTCCTTTCTCAGTATTCTGAGCAGAACATTCTGAGTATTCTGAGATTGGCTGGCCCAACTTCTATTCTAAGTTCctctcctccctgacctcccccTCTTGCCCCTCCTGGAATAGAGTAGGAGCTCCTATGTGCTCACCTTGAGacctgattttagaagaaaagggaggcgAACAGGCAATCTGCCCACCGTTGGCCAAGACTGAGAAGATGGATGGCTGCAGGGCAGTCAGAATAAGGAGAACctgcagaagagaaaagagaagtgaggGTAGGGGCTCAGCATCCCCGGCACTGAGGCCAGCTGGCCCACTGCTGTGTTTGAGATGTGTCTTgtacttgccctctctgagcacACTTTTCTGAAGCACAGTCTCTTCAGGGCAGACTTGGCTTGTCTAGGCTTCCCCACAATAATCATGGGCAGGCTCGGCAATCACAGGGCTTTTACCCGCTAGCCTGACCCTGAGTGCTTCTGGGGCCCAGATCCCTTCTGTGCCCCTTCAGTCCCTTACTCCATTTTAGGCTCTTCTGTCCTCTGTCTTCCTCTGGACCCTCCAATtctacctactatgtgcctgtaAGCGGCACCTGCTTAGATCAAATGAGAATTTATGTGAAATCACTCTGTTAACTGTAAAGGAGTCATTGTGCCTTGGGAATAGGAGAAGGGCCCAGCAAGGagacagaaagaatgaaatgagaagggAAACAACACTGGGCTAGAAGTCACTGCATTTGGTGGAAAGGTTATCTCTGGGCTTAGAGAATGGAAAgtgtaaaaagtaaacaaacgTGAGTTTTAGAGAATTGTCAGAAAAGATGTGAAGATGAAGAGGCGGTGTGATAAGAAGAGATGTGGGTCTGGGAGTAGACAGATCTAGGTTTAAATTCCAGTCCCATCCCTTATGAGCCTTTGAACAAGCCCCATaacatctcagtttcctcatttgtaaaacagaaataataatgactCTGAGGATTATAgtgaatttaaatgtaattaatgtaTGAAAAGTGCCTAGTATGTGGTATAGATACTTCATAGTTGTAGCTGTGATAATGCTGATGTTTCTGGTGGTGATGAATTGCAGGTTTTTAGAAGTAATGggtagtaaagaaaagaaaaaagcaaaggtaTAAGAATTTAAGGTTTGATAATACATGTGTTATGGGTTGCACTGTATCCTAACccttagtacctcagaatgtgaccttatttggaaaaagcatCATTGTTTTGGTAACTAattagatgtaattagttaagatgcgGTCATACTGGAGTAAGGTGGGTCCTTCCTtattccaatatgactgatgtccttataagaaaagagacACAAGACACAGACACATGAGGAGAGAATGCCATGTGACATGCCAgggatgccaaggattgctgCAAACCATCGGAAGCCAGGAATAGTCAAGGAAGGGTTCTCCCCCACAGTTTTCAGAGGGAACACGGGCCGCTgacatctggcctccagaactgtgagacaacacatttctgttgctttaagccacccagtttgtgatatttTGCTACAGCAACCCTTGGAAACTATTACagcacagaaaagcaaaaactggGAAAGAGCAGGGATTCTTTTCCAAATCTCACAGGAAACCTAAGGCTTAAGAAGATTCCCAGACCCACTTTTATCCTTTATTAGTCTCAGCTCCTAACCCCTATTATTTGTGTCTCATTATTAACCACCTTTTTTCTCCCAGGGTATAGTTACCTGGAACAGAACAAATTTGGCTCCTATGTTCTGCTCGCCCAGGTGCAGCTTGGCTTGCTGAAAAAGAATGGCCAGGGCCCACAGAGCTGACAGGGTGGACACGCCAAGGAAAGTGTTGATCCACAGAGCCGTGCTCGTCTCCGAAATCTGGTGGCGGGCCAGAAAGTAGTCAGTGAGGAAGCAAgcccttttctcctccttttattTCCCCTCTCCCGTGGTGGGGAAGGTAAAAAAGCCCCAAAGCCTTGGCCCCTTcccatttcttctctccctgTCAGAGTCCCTGAGCCTCTGCTTTTCCACAGCCACCCTGTCCCTGGGGCTACCCCATTCTTGGGGCCCTGAATTAGGGGATATTGGCTCCAGCTATTCCTTCTAGAGCTCAAAGGTATTTAATGAATCTTGGCCTCCGCTGCCCCTTACTCCTGACTTACATCTGCTGGGTCATAGATGCCATCAGGGAGGAGAAACAGGCCCACCAGGCTCAGTGTTATCTTGAAGAAGACATACTGGAAGGGGCCCAACATCAGCAGCTGAAGCTTTTTCCTGAAGTGGGAAGAGGGTTAGGAACATGGACCCACAAACCACCCACCCCAAGAAGACCTTCCAGTTCCCTCACTGGGCTCCTGGGCTCCGCCATTATAGACATCAACATGGTCAAATGGATGGGGACTTCAGAAGAAGCCAGAGTGTTGAGAGCGTTGGGAACCCTCCTTCTTGCCTCCCACTCACCCTCAGACCAGAATGCTGCCTTTGAGCAAGAACTGAGTTTTGACCCCAACCTCATTAACCGAAATGGACGGAAGGGGAAAGTAAATAGTCCAAAATCCAGTTTGCTCTGTGTGGTAAAGTTTGTAGGGGACAGTGAGCTTAAGTGATGGGAACTTAGGagttctccttcctctgctccccTTACCCCTGCGTGGGTGCCCAGTGTGTGGACCCTGGCTGCGGGATGCCCACCCTTTCATCACTGGCTTGGTTCCATAAAAGCCTAATTCCATGAGGCTTGAAGCAGGGCTGAGAGAGCCAGCAGAGGCTCTTGGGAGAGTGCAGGAGGAGGCTAACCTGTTCTTCCAGGtagcctctccctcccaccttacCTGGTGAGCATGAGTTTTGGGCAgcaggggcagcagcagcagcaggggccTGTGTGGATCATCATTGGGGTGTCCTTCAGTGTCCTTACTACTGCCTCCTTCCCACCAAAGCCTTCCACCATGACCTGCATCAGCAGGTAAAAGCACATCGCATAAAACCTGGAGTTGGGGGAGAGGTGGGCCTGAGAGTACACAGAAGGGGAGGTGGCAGCAGCTGATAGGACAGCCCTTCCTGCCAAAGAAAAACAGACTGcaaagggggcagggagaggtgggGCTTCCTGAGGGGATCAGGTAGGGGCTAGGCGTTTTGAGTGTGTGACccaagaggaagtgagagagaggaCAGGGTGGGAAGAGGGCAATTTCAGGCTGTGGGAATGAAATGGTGCCTGAGGATGAACTGGAAGTTCAAGGGCTCTATTTGTGATCACTTGGTTTGCACGGATTTATGGAAGGGATAGGGGATAAAAGAAGACACGGACTCGAGTCCTGGGGTTGAGGGGAGCAGAGTGGGGGACCCCAGAAGGATATCCAGTtcagctgggggcagggcaggacaCTCACGAGGTTATGGCCATTTCCACGAGCATGAGGGCGCGAGGGATCCAGAGACCAAAGCAGCAGAACACAGACACTATCTGCTTGGAGAAGAGCAAGGAGCTGGTTAGGGCAAGTAAGGAGGCTTCATGCTCACCTTTTGCAGCAAGGGCTCAAGGAAGCAAAACCTAAACATTCAAGGCACCATTACTTCAAAGTGACCAGCTGGAAAAATAACTAGTTAAAGTGACCTTGAGTCAGGGGGCTCTTTTGAAGACTATCTCAACTTATATCACTGGGGTAGGAGTAGGTCAGTTCATCTTTAAGATGTTATTAGAGCATCTGATGTCTTGAGATGGCCCAGGCAGATGTCATCTGGCAGGAAAGGACCTCAAGGGCTTTGTTCTTCCCGCCAAACAGACACAGAGCTCACCACATGGAAAGAGAAGTCCCATTTTATGACCTGGGAACATGCCAAAGACCTATCTAATAGCTGTGGGAGTGAGTTAAAAAGACCTATGACGTAAGGGTAGAGTGAGCATGACCCCATGGGAAAAGGTTCTTTTCCTCCTACCCTCTGAGGAACAGGAAGTTGGTGTGTCCAAGAAGGAGGCTTGCAATATTGTAGCAGGCGAGTAGCGAGTGAGGCTGCTGGTGGGCTGAGAGGGTTCTTCAGCTGTTTCTGTGGCTCTAAGGTATTTCAAACGCTCCATCCCACTGCCTGTTGACCTTCCAAGCATGGGGTCCTGACTGCAGATATCAGACTAAAGCCCTCACTCTAAGGTGGTAGAGGAAGGCAACTTGAATTGTTGAGTTTAAAGGAATCCTCAAGATGGACACTGCCTCCCCTCCAGTCCCTCCCAAAAGGCAGCTACAGGGCCCTCACCGTGGGCGCAGAGCTGCTCCAGAGCAGAGTCTTCCTCTTGATGGGGCAGTAAGTGTTCTTGTATAGGTAGACAGCATCCTCCAGGAAGATGGCGACTGAGCCCAGGGCAAGCAAGGTCATGATGACCGTGAGAGAAATTTCCGCAGGGCCCAATGCTAGAGTGGAAAGAGAGGGCAGACTCCAGTGAGCTGAAGACCAGGACTGAGGAGCAGAAGATGTGGGCTTCCTCATGTGCATCTAAATTGCTTTACCATATCTAGAATTACCTGGTCTAGGCCCCCTCATGCAGAAGATGGGCTTTTTCTTAGATCTAGGGTATCCAACATGTGACTAAGAAATAGTCATTCTTCTGCATTCATGAGAGACTAGACCAGATAATTCTAGGTATGGTAAGGCTTATCTGAACCAGGATATAGACACCAAACAAGTTTGTACATAATTAGCAAAAATTCTAAATTAGGAGGTCAACAGGGCTTATTCAGTTTTCTATTTCAGTGTCAGGTGTTTTGCTAGCAGACAGGGACCAATTAACATTATAATTAAAGCAGAATATAACTCTTGATTTACTTTAGAGCTGTTTAAATTTGATTTCAAAAATTATGTCACAAAACTGGGACATAGGAAGGGACTTTAACAAAAGAAATGGGTACGAGTAAAGACTCCAAGGACATTTGACCCACGTTGGCCTCACACTTAGTCTTACACTAAATGTGGCCCAGTAGCTCTCTTTAGTGTTTATTGAAATCATTTGAGGAGTTGTTAAAAAGTAGCTGTCCAGACCCTTTCCTCATAGATGCTGTTTCAACAGATCTGGAACAAATCTGGGATGGACCCAGTAATCCACATTTTAAACAAGCTCACCTGATAATGGTCAGAGGATAACAAACATTTTTTCAACAAACACCAGTGAAGCTCCTCTGGCCTCACCATTGCTAACAGGAAAACATTAATAGAGTCACAATATTTGTTTCTGAACATGTTCTAACCGATGCAACAATTAGTTTTAAACAAAGGGCTCTGTGTCCTCAGTGACTAAGCCTGGACCCTCATTTATCTAAGTCTCTTCCCTAGTTGGCAGACTCTTTCCTTTCAGCCACTTAACTGGCTAGATGACAGATGAAGTGGGGGAAGACTGTCAGAGTCCAGGGCGCTGTCTTATTACACTGGGAGTAAAGTATGAGGAAGGCATTGGCTGGTTTGCCCTACGTTTTCATGACTGAGGGCAACTCAGGCAGAGATATTACTGCTGACAccaaaacaggaaggaaggagaccaTACCACAGTAAAGACTTGAGTTGTCATCTGGGTCAGTCATACCTGGCGGCACCACAAGGAGCAACCAGGACAAAGGTGAATTTGTCAAAAAATATGTTGATCCTCATTGTTCTTATTTCAGGGCACacgtttttctctctgtttctgtttgcttTATCCAATAGGCCCTTTACCTCTGACCACAGTTAGGTCTGTGATCAATCCAGAGGACCTGCCATGGGGAAGGTGGCCCTTGGATTCCAGGTCCCAAGTTGTACTTCTGAAGTCAGTAGTAAGCTTCTCCTTTCTATTACAGGCCTCAAAAGACAGGACTGTgctatttttcttccctcctccccattcctGCCTCCACCCCCCCTCCACTTAATTAGGATACAGCCCTCTCTGGGTGACCAAATTACTGGCTTGGCATTGCTGTTGCTGTTTAACTCTGTTGCCTCTTTCTCAATTAGCTCTACAGATATTACTCCAGTAGGCTCtgcaaattttaaacattaagaaaacaaaacaaaacaaacaaacaaaagccaaaaaaacacCTGGTTGCAGTCCTTTATTAAAAAGAGACTTTACCTTCCTtccttgaaactttaaaaatataaacatcatGGTGTGGGGTTGGGGGCTGACACAATTTTACCCTTATACAATAAAAAAGTGgatttaaaacaattatgattGTTTTATCATGAgatacacatatatcaaaataATTCCAGATAGATTAAAGAgataaacctttaaaaatcaaacagggaaaattgagagaaagaaaagaaaagagagaattgtATCTGCATCAAGACTTTGGAGAGGGAAGACCTACCTAAGCTTAGGTGTAATCCAAGAAATCACAAAGAGAACGATGGGCAAATTTGACATAAAGAGTTTAAACTtct
Protein-coding regions in this window:
- the SLC51A gene encoding organic solute transporter subunit alpha, giving the protein MEPDGTQIKLDPRYTADLLEVLKTNYSIPSACFSHPPTAAQLLRALGPAEISLTVIMTLLALGSVAIFLEDAVYLYKNTYCPIKRKTLLWSSSAPTIVSVFCCFGLWIPRALMLVEMAITSFYAMCFYLLMQVMVEGFGGKEAVVRTLKDTPMMIHTGPCCCCCPCCPKLMLTRKKLQLLMLGPFQYVFFKITLSLVGLFLLPDGIYDPADISETSTALWINTFLGVSTLSALWALAILFQQAKLHLGEQNIGAKFVLFQVLLILTALQPSIFSVLANGGQIACSPPFSSKIRSQVMNCHLLILETFLITVLTRIYYRRKDDKVGYEPFSSPNLDLNLKAGDGLLGQ